From Capricornis sumatraensis isolate serow.1 chromosome 19, serow.2, whole genome shotgun sequence:
CCCATCTTTTCCTGAGCTCCCAAGCTCACCAAcaaggtgggagaggggagcagcATTCACAGGAGCAAATGCCCAGGGATTGCCTCTAACATATCAAATAAACACAATTTTGTTATCTGACCCAACATATTTATACACCTAGTATTTTTtatgttgaagaaggaaatggcaacccactccagtattcttgcctggagaatcccatggacagaggagactggtgggctacagtccatgggacatgacttggcgacgaAACAACAACACTTTTATGTAATATAGTTTTTGTGCCCTATTGGCTTTTACAGTGATCCTAATGACAAAGGGTTTGAAAATGGAGCCAAGAAGTGAAGGCAAACTTGGGCTCTAGTCttaactctttttcttttaccATTTCTACTCCCCTGGGTCTTCCTAAAGACTTCATACTTAGCAATCACACTTCCTTGAAACAATTCTAACCAACCAAAATTCAGGTTAAGAGGAATATTAAAAGCAACTTGGAATTCATAACAAGTCAGTCTTCAGTTGGAAGCAGGCATTGAGAAGACAAAGTGAGGAGAGTTCTGCCTGTTTTGCTCTGGAGACCATTGATGTGGGAAAGTAAATTATATCTGCATGAGCTCAGATCTTCCTTTAGTCCAAattcttaactttttcttttgtgtgtgccGTAGAATCCTCTGGCAATCTGATGGAGCCTGCGGATCTCTTCTCAGAATGCTTTTACATGCATTAAATAAAACACTCAGGATTACAAAGAAAATCTATTATACTGAAATAAAGTTaccaaaagatttaaaaagcaaatctgTATACAAGCAATTCTACGATGATTTAATGTTAATGAACTTACtgctttaaatattaataataaggtCTATGCACAAAAGTAGCAACTCCTGTAATTTTTTAGTCATAATGAGTACGGAAGTTTTGAATATCGATAATAACTTTagtgtgttatttttaaaatcctgtgaTTTCCATTGGTGACACAATCACAGGTGCTGATAGTCATTACTTTTGTGGCTTGTATCTATAATTGAAAAgggtaataaaaataaaggttCATTTTTTCCCATCCAAATTAACAGACTCCTGTATTCTATCCACAAACCCACAGGAGCCCTGCCTCCTGCAGGAATGGCCTCTTTTAACGCTCCATTAGGTGCCCAGCAGCCTGCCCTTGTAGCTGTGGGGacaggaaaaagaggagaaatgggCCCAGTTTGTGGTGCTAGGATCTGACCGCACCATATGTATAACTATATGAAATTTCACAGAGTATAGACGCCCTCCATGTCCTCCTTGTTTTTGGCTCCACCCCTGTACCCCCCTCCTACAAAACTCACGTCTAGGCCATACAGCAGAGACACATGGAACGAGAAGAGCCAGTAAAAGCAAAGCAGAATAAGCACACAAATGGTGCCTCTCTGCATTATACGAGTCTGATTATAGACATGCAAATTTATAAGATACAATTCAAGAAATACAATCTAGGGATTGGTAAGATGTGAAAGTAACAAAGTCAAGATATTATCATGGAGAACTTAGCGCACATTGAGTTAACTAGGGTTgacagatttagcaaataaaaataccaatATTATGCAGAACATACTTAGACTGCAAATTTATTTCTTGCTTCTCTGAAATTCAGATGTAGctgattgttttgttttagctGGGAATCCTGAATTAAGGTTTTGTCTAAGGCAAGTAAGgaaaaatgtaaacagtgacagattctattttcttgggctccaaaatccattTCCcaaaatgtaaacagtgacagattttattttcttgggctccaaaatcatggtgactgcagccatgaaattaaaagatgcttgctccttggaagaaaaagctatgacaaacctagacagcatatttaaaagcagagacatcactttgccaacaaagttttgtatagtcaaagctatggtttctccagtagtcatgtatggatgtgagagttggaccataaagaaagctgagcgctgaagaattgatgcttttgaactgtggtgctggagaagactctcaagagtcccttggactgcaaggagatcaaaccagtcagtcataagggaaatcaaccctgaatattcattagaaggactgatgctgaagctccaatactttggccatcgatgctgggaaagattgagaggaaaaggagaaggggatgtcagaggatgagatggctagatggcatcattgactcaatggacatgagttcgagcaaactccaggagatagtgaaggacagggaagcctgcagtgctgtaattcatggggtcacaaagagtcagacacgagttagtgactgaataatatcAAGGCAAGTAAATCCAAGTGTAGATTATAATTGAGTGGCGGGAGAGAACTTTCATTTTACTGGtcaaaaaatcttgaaataaacaGTGGCAAGTTTTGGGTGATTTGTTTTCAAATCAAAGAAGATTTTCAGGATGGAAAGGGGAATAAAGAGAAGGAGGAAAttctctggcagttcagtggttaggactaggcactttcaagccctggtcagagaattaagatcctgcgagtcgcatggcatggccaaaagataattggggggaaaaaaagctaatAGAGGAAGTTAAGAAGTGAGGAGGAGGAGTGAGGATGAAACAGGAGGCAATGCAGAGTTATCCTGGCTGAGAATCCAGGGCCAGGTGGCTTCTGGCAGGACCTTACTCAATGACATCTTCCTGTCTTATCTTTTGAAATCAACAAACAAAACCAACACGGCTTGGGCTTGGTCTTCATACTCATAAGACAAAGGAACCAAGGCTCTTGGAGGTCAAGCAACTTGCAGGCAGCTGTAGAtctgggattcaaactcagggcTGACACACCAAAGACATGCTTGCCACCAGACCCCACCACCTCTAGCAATTAATACCCTGGGATTTGCTACCTCACTGCTCCTTCCACTTCTGTTTCCTATAGCGGATTGACACTGTCAGGGCCAGGAGGCTTGTGTCATGTGTCAAATACCATGAAAGCCCCACTCTCTGGGGGCCTTTCCATTGTCCAATAGAGAGTAATTAAATGAACCAGCTAGAAATCACACTTCCTGGCAATTGTGTTCGCAGCCGCCGCCGCGCCGCCGTCGCTCTGCAACGCCAGCGCCGCCTCTAGCTCGCCGAGCTCCAGCCGAAGGAGAAGGCGGGTAAGTAAGGAGGTCGCTATACCATGGCTCGTACAAAGCAGACTGCCCGCAAATCGACCGGTGGTAAAGCACCGCGGAAGCAACTCGCTACAAAACCCGCTCGCAAGAGTGCGCCCTCTACTGGAGGGGTGAAGGAACCTCATTGTTACAGGCCTGGTACTGTGGCACTCCGTGAAGTTAGACGTTATCAGAAGTCCACTGAACTTCTGATTCGCAAACTTCCCTTCCAGCGTCTGGTGCGGGAAATTGCTCAGGACTTCAAAACAGATCCGCGCTTCCAGAGTGCAGCTATTAGTGCTTTGCAGAAGGCAAGTGAGGCCTATCTGGTTGGCCTTTGTGAAGACACCAACCTGTGTGCTATCCATGCCAAACGTGTAACAATTATGCCAAAAGACATCCAGCTAGCACGCCACATACGTGGAGAATGTGCTTAAGAATCCACTATGATGggaaacatttcattctttaaaaaaaaaaaaattctcttcttcCTGTTATTGGTAGTTCTGAACGttagatattttttttccatggggtcaaaaggtaCCTAAGTATATGATTGCAAGTGGAAAACAGGGGACAGAAATCAGGTATTGggagtttttccattttcatttgtgtgtgaatttttaatataaatgcgGGGACATAAAGCATTAATGAAAGTCAAAATGTTTCAGTGAACAAGTTTCAGCAGTTCAActttataacaattataaataaacctGTTAAATTTTTCTGGACAATGCCcgcatttggatttttttaaaacaagtaaatttCTTATTGACTGTAACTAAATGGTGTTTGTAGCATTTTTATCATGCAGTAGATTCCATCCATTCACTATACTTTTCTGAGTTGTCCTACATGCAAGCAATGTTTTTAATGTTGTCTGTCTTCTGTGCTGTTCCTGTAAGTTtgctattaaaatacattaaactataaaaaaaaaaagaaatcacacttcctgagaaggaaaagacaggCTCAGTCTAGGTCCTTATTAACAACAATGGCAGCAACAACACACAGAATCCCATCACGACAGCATAACCCAGACTTTGCTTTACTCTCCGGTCATGGGAATTCTGggggcttcccctgtgactcagtggtgaaggatccgcctgcaatacaggagacacaagttctactccggggttgggaagatgccctggagaaggaaagtcagaccacccgctccagtatgcttgcctggagaattccatggacagaggagcctggcgggctacagtccatggggttgcaaaagacttagtgactaaacaacaacatggaaatttagactttctttttaattggtgGATCCATCTCCTTATgattttttggcttttatttatttatttggctgcactgggtcttagttgcctaatgtagcatgtggaatctagttccctgaccagggatcgaactggttcCCCTGCCTTGGGAACcaggcgtcttagccactggaccaccagggaagttcctggacTTGGAGTTTTTAAATCAAGGAGGGTGCACATTCAGACTCCAAGAGCAGCCTGTGGACCCGGGTGCTCTGAAATGGTTCACCTTTCCTAGGCTGGTCCCATATCCCAGAGATGTCTGGCTGCCATGTTCTGCAGTCCTGAGATAGAGCCTCTATAAAAGAACGTGTTATTACATGAATTTCTTTTATGCTGCAGAACACAAGGGCAAAGGCAGTCACAGGCAAGCCTCAGACACTCTCTGTGGAAGTCCACACTTGCTGTAAATCACCTGTGGTGGTGATGCTGGGTCAGCCCACCCAGGGCCCACCGTCCTCGCCAGGCAGCATGCCTGTGTTTAAAGCTGCTGCAAGGAAGAGCTTCCCTGAGTGAAGTCTCAACCACCATCCCATGCTGATACTCAGATATTTCCTTGCTTTTAAaggcattttctttcactttatcacAAGTGTCATCAataggttatttatattttgaacTCTATTGAAAAGGGGATTATATCAGGACATTTAATTTTAgttaagaaaatatagaaattacTCCCATGTATGAAAAGCAGtgctttaaaatgaaagaaaatagttCACTTCTCACTGTCACAGCAGTAGCACTGGTAAGTACTTCTAAATTGCTCCACTTTGCTATTGTCTGAGGTCCTTGATAAGCATTCCGCATTTTAAGCTTTATCTATTTCCCATCATTAAAAAGCTCATTAGTTAGTCAGCATACTGGTACTTTCTTTACAGTTCACAAATTCAGATTATAACCTTATGGCCTATAAATGGTGCCACTCGTTAGATCATCCAAAACACTAGTGTAGAGACATTTAATGGGTAAGATTTAAAATTAGATTTCCACATTTAGAAGTCTCAATAAAATCCTGGACTGCTTAATGTTTTATTGAGAGACATAAAATCAATAGTATTTTATTGAATGACAGGACTCGGCATCTCACTGAGCTATTGTAATGTTTAGCCTGTGATCAACACTGCCCAGATCGTACCTAAATTAGGATTAGGACATATGGACTTAGTGAACCCAAGCCTAAAGTTTTGATGCTAGGTTCTTTTTTCCCTGCTCTAATATAAGTGGTATTTCCTGCTTCCATAGTGGTCAAGTTTTGCAATGATGTCGCCCCTCGTATGGCTTTATTGTGAAGTCAACATATCTTCAGGATTTGGGCAGTCTATAAGAAGCAGCCCACTAGTCACTGACTGATAAGCCATGGATCAGGTAAGAACCCAGTGACCTCCATACCTAGGGAACCTCAAGATGTGCAGAACATTACTAAGGATATGA
This genomic window contains:
- the LOC138095216 gene encoding histone H3.3A-like; amino-acid sequence: MARTKQTARKSTGGKAPRKQLATKPARKSAPSTGGVKEPHCYRPGTVALREVRRYQKSTELLIRKLPFQRLVREIAQDFKTDPRFQSAAISALQKASEAYLVGLCEDTNLCAIHAKRVTIMPKDIQLARHIRGECA